One Papaver somniferum cultivar HN1 chromosome 10, ASM357369v1, whole genome shotgun sequence genomic window carries:
- the LOC113317634 gene encoding peroxidase 5-like, producing the protein MEVGALIPTTVFGLFLFCSLLGQPTMVLSQGLQYGFYNNVCPEAEQIVNEVVSKFMRRDAHIAAGLIRLHFHDCFVNGCDASVLLEKTPSGEQVEMDSPANYKSLRGMDLIDKIKSKLEDKCPGIVSCADILAFAARDAAVNAGVLPYLVPGGRRDGSISRAMDTMILPAPSLTAEELTDTFAKKGFTQNEMVVLSGAHSIGYAHCATFGSRLYGDKPHHSQDPTLEPLHAEILKNKCPPSSIPKDGSLGHHKVPLDSITPTILDNMYYVGLEQGKGLLASDQGLMKNFHTRNLVFEYAQNPILWSRQFGLAMEKMGTIDVLTGDQGQIRRKCRRIN; encoded by the exons ATGGAGGTTGGTGCCTTGATCCCAACCACCGTTTTTGGTCTCTTTTTGTTCTGTTCATTACTCGGTCAACCAACTATGGTGTTGTCTCAGGGCCTTCAATATGGCTTTTACAACAATGTTTGTCCCGAAGCTGAGCAAATTGTAAATGAGGTTGTCAGCAAGTTTATGCGCCGTGATGCTCATATTGCTGCTGGACTTATTCGTCTGCATTTCCATGACTGCTTTGTTAAC GGTTGTGACGCTTCTGTCCTCTTGGAAAAAACACCATCAGGTGAACAGGTAGAGATGGATTCGCCAGCCAACTACAAGTCCCTCAGAGGAATGGATCTCATCGACAAGATTAAGAGCAAACTCGAGGATAAGTGCCCAGGCATTGTTTCCTGCGCTGACATCCTTGCATTTGCAGCTCGTGACGCTGCTGTCAACGCAGGTGTTTTACCTTACTTAGTTCCAGGTGGACGACGTGATGGATCAATCTCACGTGCTATGGACACAATGATCCTTCCAGCACCCTCTCTAACTGCCGAGGAGCTAACTGATACCTTTGCTAAGAAAGGATTTACCCAAAATGAAATGGTAGTCCTATCTGGTGCACATTCCATCGGTTATGCCCATTGCGCAACTTTCGGGTCTAGACTATATGGAGACAAACCCCACCACTCTCAGGATCCTACTTTGGAACCTCTACACGCTGAAATTCTGAAGAATAAATGTCCACCATCTAGTATTCCTAAGGATGGATCCTTAGGTCATCACAAGGTGCCATTAGATTCAATCACACCTACGATCCTTGACAACATGTACTATGTAGGATTGGAACAGGGCAAAGGGCTACTCGCATCAGATCAGGGACTGATGAAAAATTTTCATACAAGAAACTTGGTTTTCGAATATGCACAAAATCCAATTTTGTGGTCTAGACAGTTTGGGCTAGCCATGGAAAAAATGGGGACTATAGATGTTCTTACTGGTGACCAAGGCCAAATCAGACGCAAATGTAGGAGAATCAACTAA
- the LOC113318946 gene encoding mitogen-activated protein kinase kinase 3-like translates to MAELEELKKKLAPLFDAEKGLDGPSMNPYESYMVSDGGTVNLLSRSCGVYNINELGLQKRSSWLVDETDVSEKTYRCASHEMRIFGAIGSGASSVVQRAIHIPSHRILALKKISIFEKEKRQQLLTEIRTLCEAPCYEGLVEFQGAFYTPDSGQISIALEYMDGGSLADVLRVRKSIPEPILSCVVKKLLRGLSYLHGVRHLVHRDIKPANLLMNLKGEPKITDFGISAGLENSMAMCATFVGTVTYMSPERIQNESYSYPADIWSLGLALFECGTGEFPYTANEGPVNLMLQILEDPSPSPSKNFFSPEFCTFIDACLLKCADARPTAEQLLSHPFITRYASAEVDLAAFVRSVFDPTQRMKDLADMLTMHYYLLFNGSDDLWHHSKTLYSDDSTFSFSEKVSTGPSEIFTTLSNLRKTLAGDWPPERLVHVVEKLQCRAHGDDGVAIRVSGSFIIGNQFLICGDGILAEGMQNIQDLAIDIKSKRMGTFKEQFIMEPGNVIGRYFISKQELYIIH, encoded by the exons ATGGCTGAGTTGGAGGAGCTAAAAAAGAAGCTCGCTCCATTATTTGATGCTGAAAAGGGTTTAGATGGGCCATCTATGAACCCTTATGAATCATACATG GTATCAGATggtggaaccgtaaacttattaAGCAGGTCTTGTGGGGTATATAACATCAATGAGCTTGGGTTGCAAAAACGATCTTCTTGGTTGGTAGATGAAACAGATGTAAGTGAAAAGACATATCGTTGTGCTTCACATGAGATGCGCATATTTGGAGCCATAGGTAGTGGCGCAAGTAGTGTTGTTCAGAGAGCTATCCATATTCCGTCTCACAGAATTTTAGCCTTGAAGAAAATTAGCATTTTTGAGAAG GAAAAGCGGCAGCAGCTTCTTACTGAGATACGTACGTTGTGTGAAGCACCTTGTTATGAAGGTCTTGTGGAATTCCAAGGAGCATTTTATACCCCAGACTCGGGGCAAATAAGCATAGCATTGGAGTACATGGATGGAGGTTCCCTTGCAGATGTCTTACGAGTGCGAAAATCTATACCAGAACCAATTCTTTCATGTGTAGTTAAGAAACTCTTGCGA GGTTTAAGCTACCTGCATGGAGTTAGACATTTGGTTCACAGAGACATTAAGCCTGCAAATTTACTTATGAATCTAAAGGGGGAGCCAAAGATCACCGACTTTGGTATAAGTGCTGGGTTGGAGAATTCTATGGCAATG TGTGCTACTTTTGTCGGCACTGTTACATATATGTCACCTGAAAGAATTCAGAATGAGAGTTATTCTTATCCGGCTGATATCTGGAGCCTTGGTCTAGCTTTATTTGAGTGTGGGACTGGTGAATTTCCATATACAGCTAATGAAGGGCCTGTTAATCTTATGCTACAA ATCCTGGAGGATccatcaccttcaccttcaaaaaatttcttttccCCAGAATTCTGCACATTTATTGATGCTTGCTTATTGAAATGTGCGGATGCGAGGCCAACTGCGGAACAG CTTCTCTCCCATCCGTTTATTACAAGGTATGCAAGTGCAGAAGTTGACCTTGCAGCATTTGTTCGAAGCGTTTTTGATCCAACACAAAGAATGAAGGATTTGGCTGAT ATGCTTACTATGCACTATTACTTACTTTTCAATGGTTCCGATGACCTTTGGCATCATTCAAAAACCTTATATAGCGATGATTCAACTTTCAG CTTCTCAGAGAAAGTCTCTACAGGCCCTAGTGAAATATTTACAACTTTGTCAAACCTTAGGAAAACATTAGCAGGTGACTGGCCCCCTGAAAGGCTAGTGCATGTTGTCGAGAAACTTCAGTGTCGAGCCCATGGCGATGATGGAGTTGCAATTCGTGTGTCTGGGTCATTTATAATTGGGAATCAGTTCCTTATCTGTGGAGATGGGATACTAGCTGAGGGTATGCAGAACATCCAAGATCTTGCGATTGACATCAAAAGTAAGAGGATGGGAACGTTCAAGGAACAGTTCATCATGGAGCCAGGCAACGTGATTGGACGCTATTTCATTTCTAAGCAAGAACTGTATATCATCCACTAG